Part of the Mus caroli unplaced genomic scaffold, CAROLI_EIJ_v1.1 scaffold_12954_1, whole genome shotgun sequence genome, cccagtggtatttgggtatggaacaTTCTGGCACAGGATCCAGCAGTTACCATTTTATAGTAACCCCTCCAAACAATGTGAAATTTTGTttcactttggtttttatttaaatgtttctaatAATTACTGATGGTTCATATATTTTCAGGTGATCGTTGGTGATTTATGTATTTCAAATAGAAGAGTCATTATTCAAATTATCTCGCTATTTTTATCTAGATTATTTGTATTCTTAAACAATAAGATATAAAAGTTCTTTAATTCTATTCTCCCTAAGATACAATACTGAGATGGGTTTCCCATTGACTGTTATTTTCCATAAGTCTAGCGTATCCTTTAAGGcagaaactattttcaatttaattatgcccaaataattgtttttttgttttggttataATCTCTGATTATGCAAATTTATCCAGGAAACTATCACAAATTTCATGGGCATGAAGACCTACTGGtgcatttttttcaaatgttaagtTTATCTATTATATTTAATCTTGTtatgaaaagtaaaaatgtaCTTTATTATGTAACTTCATCtatttgtccattggttggaaaATAGTCTTCTCCATTGAATTTTTATGAAATGCATAACTTCAACAACATAAAGATATAGGGTTTCTTTACACATTAATAGTTTGCTTATAGTTCATGGCATACCTGCATCATGAGAATATTGGAATGTTTAGTAAGTTTTCAAATGGGAAATCTTGAAACTCCAAATGTTATTCATTTCCAGGTTTGTTCTGAACATTCCCAGCCACATTGATTTTTCAGTGAATATTATATGATCAATATATTGGTATTGGTAATGAAAGTATCTTGGATTTTCATTAGCATTACACTGAACTATTAAACCAGTTTGGGAAGTATTGCCATTTCACAAGATTGAATCTTGTAATTCATGAAAATGGGATGTTTTTCCATGTATGTAATGATTTAACAATGTTGATAATTTCAagtgaaatgttttatatttctttaatttattcttaaatgttttaacacTTTTCATGATatttcaagtaattttttttatgttttctgagtTTTCTTAATGATCTTTGTTCTCAGTCTATGATGGCTTGTTAAATAAATTACCATGCTATTTTCTTAaggatttctttgaattttatgtataaaaatttaATCCATATACATGTAAAGGTATTTTCATTATGTACTTTCAAATTCAGATCCATTTTGATTTGAAGTTTCTACCTGATTACCTTAAGGTAGATTACCTTATGTTGATGAAAGTACAACTTACTTAAGTTGTTCATTGCCTTATGGAGAAAGGTTTTAGGTTGCCACCATTAAGTATAGCAACAGTTGTGGACGTCTGTAGTGGTCTTTTGCCGTTGTGTGAATGCTGCTCTTATTGTAACATagaaaaaatgtatttccctATAGAGTTATGGGGAGAAGGACAAATGAGTCATGGACACTCCTTAGAAGACTCCACTGAATGCACTGATCACTCTTTCATTGTACATGGAATAAGTCCTAATATTTTCATAGCAAAAAATATACTCACAGACAGAAGTAACTTATCTTTAACTATAACTGGCATGTGTTAAGCAGTCCAATGCTTCAGATTCTAAAATTTAAGATTATCTGTCAGAAAATTGAAGATGCTTACCAAAATGAAAGCTAGAATACTGTTTCACACCTCAGTATATGATAAAAATACTAGatagttatttcatttttgtctctttcaacatagaaagcagagaagaaaatgttaaaaggaaATCTTTCTGAAGTGACTGAGTTCATCCTCGCTGGGTTAACAAACAAACCAGAGCTGCagcttcccctctttctcctctttctagcAATCTATGTGGTCACAGTGGTGGGGAATCTGGGCATGATTATCCTGATATTACTCAGTTCTCACCTTCACACACCCATGTATTATTTCCTCAGCAGTCTGTCCTTCATTGACCTTTGCCAGTCCACTGTCATCATTCCCAAAATGTTGGTGAACTTTGTTACAGTGAAGAACATCATCTCCTATCCTGAATGTATGACTCAGCTCTACTTTTTTGTTACTTTTGCTATTGCAGAGTGTCACATGTTAGCTGTAATGTCATATGACCGCTATGTTGCCATCTGTAACCCCTTGCTTTACAATGCTGTAATGTCCTTTCAAGTCTGTTCCTCAATGATATTAGGGGTATATAGTATAGCTTTGATTGGTGCCACGACTCACACAATCTGCATGTTAAGAGTgcatttctgtaaggcaaatgtaATAAATCATTACTTCTGTGATCTTTTTCCACTCCTGGAACTCCCCTGTTCTGATACTTTTATTAATGAAGTAGTAGTTTTATGTTTCAGTGTTTTTAACATCTTTATTCCCACTCTGACAATTCTAAGCTCTTACATCTTCATCATAGCCAGCATCCTCCGGATTAAATCCACTGAAGGCAGGTCCAAAGCCTTCAGCACCTGCAGCTCACACATATCAGCAGTTGCTATCTTCTTTGGTTCCCTTGCATTCATGTACCTGCAGCCATCATCAATCAGCTCCATGGACCAAGGGAAAGTGTCCTCtgtattttattccattgttGTGCCCATGCTGAATCCCTTGATCTACAGCCTGAGAAATAAGGATGTCAAAGTTGCTCTAAATAAGTTCTTTGAAAGAAAGTTCTTATGAAAAAAGACTGACATTTCTTTACTAACATTCATGTTTAGAGAGATAGCAAACAGTAGAAAGGGATAAGTATAGCTAATGAGGTGAAATTATTGCCatcactgttttgtttgtttgtttgttttttaatgttgacAAGGGCAGGAGAGTTTTAGTCAATGGGACATATGAAGAACAACATCTATCTGGAATATAGAGAACCATCTGCTTATCATAGCATGCATCACACTAGTCAGTTTGTAAAACTCTCAAAAACCTTCTTTGGAATGATTCTGTTTTATGTATCTAGAACAGTGTTccttttatatgaaatatatttatcttatagCAGAGAATAAATACATTTGGCCCAAATTGTTGATTATCTCAATAGTCTATATATCCAGCAGTtgtaatgaaatatatttctaaagtATTCAGACATTGTGATACCACAAAATAATAAacttattaaaaagtaaaatatgcaaaatatttttccttcttttttccccctcacttTACATGCTGATCGCTGTCCATCTCCAGGTCATTCCCTTCCACTATCCATCCCCCTAATAATTCCCTACCCTTCTCCTCTAAGTTGGTGGAGGCCACCCCTGGgtgtcctcctgccctggcacatcaagtttctgtgGTTTTAGGGACATCTTCTCCccatgaggccagacaaggaagcccagctagAGAATCATACCTAATTTTTGTTAATTGTAGATCGATACCATGTGTtgcaagaaatattaaaaagtaatccATGCTGCCTACAGCATGGCACTGGCAGACAGGCTGACCTGTTTGCAGCCCAGCAGACTCTCTGAAtcagagctctgaaatctctccactCAGCTCACAAAATTTCCATGGTGGGCTGTAGCCATGCATGCCCCATATTTCCAAATTCCCATAGCTAGTTGGACCCCAGTTAAGTCATAGTGTGAAGGAAGACACCACACAATCTTAGTTTCGATTCAGCAGGAAACACAATCTATGTGCTCAGAAACTAGCATCCTAATGTTTCAAGCTACTTCATTGTCATTCTCCTCCCTACCCTCTTCTTCTATCAACCCAGAAATCCTGCCTACTCATTACCCAGTTATTGGTTTCTTGAAATCTTTATTCCTTAGGGGAAGGTTCTGCCACAATCATATAGCAGGATGCACAGGTTATTTGGGTAAGTGAGAAACAAACAATCACCAAGTAGCCTGAAGACATCCTAGCCTACAAGGAACACCTCAAGTCCATTTTCTAttaatttgcttcttttatttcctgACACTATAATATAATGCCTAATTTTTGTTAAGTGTGGGGAAGTATTAAAGGATGTGAAGTGATATCATGAGTGGTAACTTAGTTCATACCCACTCCCAAAAAACTGCAGTGGATGAGATACACACCTCTAAACAggaatgcacacatatgtgcaattCTCTAGAGCAGAGTGGAAAACCAAAAGTTCTTATATGGGTctgtattttctaatatttttaggTACATATCCAGTAGATTGAGAAGTGCATTATTTACTATTGCATACacctgaaatatttttcttatgtagAAAAAAACTCATAAAAGTTGTTTTCTGGTTGTTGCCATTTTGGTCAGAAATGTTAAatatctcatattttaaaaaagactatctatcctcaaaagaaaatattgcaTTACGGACAGAGAaggagatttgaaaaaaaatctccattatttccctttcctaattaTATCCTATTACTTCTTCATTGAAAGTACAATCATAAAACCGATTTTATATTTCTGGAATATAGTTTGCATATCCGGTAATCTTAGTATCTCTAAGTAGCCTCCAAAATACATTGCTTTATGTAATTCCCTCCTAGAGGGAGCAGCATCTGCAGAAGCATTCTTGTCTCCTCATAAAGCATCTCCAAAGAAGGTGTTTCCTCATTATCTAGTCCTAACTCCAGGTCATAGATACAATTGCGTTGTTTCTGGTTCCTTAAATGTTCAAAGCTTTGAaaagtattattaataataaatttttacaatccttccttccattACCCATTACATTCTTctaagagaagagggaacctcccTTTGGTACCAACCTGGGACATCTTGTCCCAGCCGAACTAGATACAACCTCACCTGCTGATGCCCAATCAGGCAGTTCACATTGATCAAGGGGATACAGTGTCAGGCAACAAAGTCCAAGACAGCCCCTACTCTACTTGTTAGgtgaacccacatgaagaccaagatgcacatttGCTGCACATGTGCTGCAAATGTTCCTCTCTTGCATGTTCTTCccttggtggttcagtctctatgagcataaatggtcccaggttagttgactctgttagtcttcctgtgatgaccttgacccctctggctagGCCATTTCTCTCCCCAAATCTTTCACAAGACACTCTGAGCTCTGATTAATatttggctttgggtctctgaatctgtttccctCTGCTGCTAGATGTAAGCTCCCAGGAGACAGTTATTTTAGATTCCTGCCTGCAAACATAGCAGAATGTCAGGAGatggctctctcccatggaatTGGTTTTAATTTGGGACAGTCTTTGGTTGACTACTTCCCTGGTTGTAAAtctattttactagatattagaatggctactccagcttgctttttggaTCCATTcagttggaaaatatttttccaaccctttactctgagataatgtgTATCTTTGTTGGTGGAGTATGTTTCTTACATGTAGCAGATTGATGTTTCATGTTTCCACATACATTCTATTATCCTGTGTCTTTGTATTGGAAAATTATATCCAGTGATGTTAAGAAAtgttaatgaccaatgattattaATTCCTATTATTTAGATGCTTCtggtgttaatgtgtgtgtgtgtgtgtgtgtgtgtgtgtgtgtgtgtgtgtgtgtttgtcccttattttgtttttgctgataTGGTATTAttcagtttttgtgttttctttgatttagtTAACCTGCTTGGgcttgagttttctttctagtattttctgtacgAATGGATTTGTGTATAGATgtctaaatttgtttttgtcttgggaTATCCTGTTTTTTCTATCTATGGTAACTGAAAGTTTTGCTGGTTCTAGGAGTCTAGTTTGTCATCTGTGATCTTTTAGAGGCTGTAAGGCCCCTCTAGCATCTAGAGTCTCCATGGAAAAATTAAGtagtaattctgataagtctgctaTTGAGTGTTACCTACCCATTTTCCCTTGCtggttttaaatactttattttttctgtagattttgtgttttgattattttgtgccagggggattttcttttcttgtccaatctaattggtgttctataagcttcatgtatgttcatagccatctctttctttatactgggaaagttttcttctataattttgttgaaaatattttctcagccTTCAAGTTGGGACTCTTCACGTGATTGTATTCCCATGTATCTTAGGTGAGGGTTTGTTATAGTATCTAAAAGTTCCTGGATGTTCTCAGTTAGGAAATTTTGgtatttaacattttcatttactGATGCATCAATTTGTTCTGTTGTgttttctatgcctgagattctttctccttctctggaaTGCTGTTGTTCCATTTCTCTTCCCTTGGTTTTCCATCTCAAGGATTTTCTCAacttgtggtttttttgtttgcttgtttgtttgtttgtttgttttgttttgttgtttgtttgtttttattgcttctatttccattttcaggtcttaaacagttttattgatttccttcacccgtttaattgtattttactgtattcccttaagggatttatttatttcctctttaaaggcctctacctgtttgattgtattttcctgtatttctttgatatATGCATTTATTACCTCCTTAAAGTCTtttgttgtccttataagattaGATTTAACGTCATTTTCTTGCACTTCAGGAGTCATAGGATATACTGGGCTTACTACACCAATATAGTTGGATTCTGGTGGTGCTGTATTGTCCTGGCTTTTGTTGAATGTGTTCCTATGCTGGTCTTAATTCATCTGGTTCTCCCTGGATGGTCCTGGTATAGCAGATATGGGAAGTGAGAGCCTAACCTGGATGTTCCTGGTGCAGCACAATTCTGGtgcccacccccccccctcccttggACTGGACAAATGAACTCAGGGGGCAGTACAAGTCTCTTAGTAGCTGAAGGTGCCCCTGAGGACATAGTAGGTAGAAGGATTGAGGGCAGGAGTAAGGGATCTAAACTACATGTTTCTGGTTTAGCAGGGCTGATGATGGTGGCTTTTAGGTGGTTTGACAATGGAGCAGTGGGAACAGCAGGCCACTCAGGACATCTGGTTGTGCCTCAGATAACCCCTCAGGTGGGGGAATTGATGGAGGGAAGTGACATTGGTCTCAATTTTTTACTACAAACTCAGAAAGCTTTTCTGGCAACAATATTTTGACATGTATTTTCCTACCTATTCCTTTAGTAGTTTCAAAGTTGTAAAGTTTGATGTAAGGAGAGACAGGAATAtggatctagtttcattcttcctTATAATGATATCCAATATTTCCAGCACTATTGGTTGAAAATGATGTCTGCTCTCCAGTTTGTATCTTTGACATATTTGTCAAAACGAAAGTGGGTGTACTCCTGTGGAATTACAGATGGATCATATAACTAACTTACATGTCTTTTTTTGTACAAgttccacattttttttcattgctacaGCTCTATATTATAACTTGAAATTGGTATGATGATACATAAAATAGTATTCATTTCATTATAATTGTTTAGTCAACTCTTAACCTTTTGTGATtccatacaaattttaaaacattttttctatgtCTAACAAGAATTACCTCAGACCTTTATTGGGGTTGTATGGAATTCATAGATTATCTTTCATAAGGTCACCAGGATATCTACCCAGAAAATTCTGTGTCCTACTATATATACTTATTAGCTCATGCTCACTGATGTTATTCCCAAAAGATAGAATATGGAACCAACTCAGATGCCTAACTGAAAGTGAAAATGTGACAACTGCATATGCAATGGCATTATAGACTTCTCTACAGATTAAATGAATtttttagataaataaattaaactttaaaaacaaatcctgAGTAAGGtcacccagactcagaaaaataaGCACTATgatgttgtttttcttatgtaGATCCTGGCTTCGAATCATAAACCATGgtacctaaataaataaacaacagaagGTCCTTTGGTTAAAATAAGGAGGAATATTACAACATAGGTGATATGAAAACAAAGGGGGAATTTGAAACATAACATTTTGAACAGGAATATAGGAATATGGGGTGGATTTAGGGTGTAGGTAAGAAGGGTTAACTCAAGCTAAGAATTATGAAAAAGCAAATAGACTCTGTATTGATTACACTTCTGTTGTGGTGATTTAAAAAGCACTACAAAAAGCAACTTCTGGAAGAAAGGATTTGTATTAACTTGGGGTTCCAGAGGAATAAGAGTTCATCATGGAAGAAAGCATGGAAGCAAGCAGAAGCTTGATGAAAGAGTCAATGGAGCCCAGAGAATATATACAGGAAGTAGAACAAGACTATAAGCTCCAAAAGCCAACTAATTTTGAGGTGCTTTTTTTATTCCTGCAAGGATCTACCTCTGAAATTTCCACAACCTGCACCAACAGTGCCAGagactggggaccaagtattcagatAGAAGCACCAATGGGGAatatttcttattcaaaacactATAGGCACTCATCCTTTttaaaacaagtgtgtgtgtgtgtgtgtgtgtgtgtgtgtgtgtgtgtgtgtgtgtgtgcatgaccatGTGCGTGTAAAATGGAAGAACTAAAGGAGAGACTTCATGTATGTCTGGGCAATGTTCCACCTGAAGACTACAGTTACTAAACAAAACCCTAATGACAGATATAAGAATTCACCTTACGAGTTGTTGATCATTGAGGCCCTAGAAAACCCCAGGATAATATAGACTCTTGCTATTCTTCCTTATTGCCAAGACAACTAGATAACTAGATAACTGATTATTGaacaaaacatattttgtttgtAGGGTTTAGACAAATTAATATGGTACTGATCTGGATGCTTCTTGCCTACTGGCTAGTTTTCATGTACCAGAAAATCATATACAGGCTATTAGACTTTGAGTAGAAGGCAACAAAAATCTCACCCAGCAGTGAACACTAGATTCTATAATAATAATGAACCAGGCATGATATTCCCACTGGCAAATAGTAGCATAACTATTATGGGGATAATTAACTACTTTCTACTCAGATTGGACATTTTGTTTCACAAGAATAAATGCATACATCATATCATAAACCCaatgtactgactggttttgtgtgtcaacttgacacaagctggagttttcATAGAGAAAAGAACCTCccatgaggaaatgccttcatgagatccaactgtaaggcatttttctcaattagtgatcaaaagAAGAGGTCCCAGCACATtggagtggtgccatccctggggtaGTAGTACTGGGGtccataagaaagcaaggtgagcaagCAAGGGGAAGCCATCCAGTAAGccgcacccctccatggcctctgaattagctcctgcctccaagtccctGCCATGTGtgagtttcagtcctgatttcctttggtgatgaacagcaatgtggaagtacaAGCTGAATATACCCTTTCCTTCAGTGAGTCTATACAAGAATGGGCCAATCAAGAGTCAACCATGAAAAGTCCCAAGGAGGAGCTAAttttgatggtgtcacagaaatGGGAGGAAGACAATGAACCAGATCAATGACTCATTGCTATGAATCTTTGCAAGTGACAGTGTTTGGACAAAGGGAGGGAATATTGGGAGAGACAGTGAAGTTAAAGGGCATTTGAAGAGTAGTTATGGAAACCTAACACAATAGGAACTTACTGTGTTCAGGATTAGTTGACCAACATATAACGGATTCCACagtttttgagttttgtgtttattacagtttggtgttttatttattttgtttggggacatggttttattttcttttcttcactttgggggatttgttttaaaaaaacaaagaagaaagatctTAAAATTGTGTGCTTTGGTAGGAAGCAAGGATCTGGAAGGATATAAGGGAAGGAAaaaatatgatcagaatatatttaaatttagaaattgttttaaacagatagaatgacttatttttaacattaaacTTATCTTTCAGCTGTAAAAAATACCTATCTCCTTGCAAGAGCTGTTACTAAGAAAAAATATGACTAATTTTGAAGATTTAGTTAAAAAAGAGTTTCATGAAGTAGACAAACATGGACATCTCCAAGAACACTTTGCTTTCCCTGCCCCTGTGTTATTCTGTGTCCAGAAGTGCAATACTGCACTTCTTATTCCTCCTTATCAAACACTAGCATCTCACCTTGTTCATCCTGCAATTAGAATCCAGCCTTCTCCTCTATTAGTCTTTTAGCTATTCTGCCTTTTCTTTACCTGGCCTTCAAATATGCAGTGGAAACATATCTGTTGTGTCACTTTCCCACACTTTATACACACAAAactctttttcttccattaatgtatttatttgttcatttcacATTCCTACTGCTGCccttttctgcctttcctatCACACagcccctctcccatctcccactcctttcttctctgaaaggTAGGTCCTGTTGGctatcaccccaccctggcacatcaaatcact contains:
- the LOC110288748 gene encoding olfactory receptor 150-like, translated to MLKGNLSEVTEFILAGLTNKPELQLPLFLLFLAIYVVTVVGNLGMIILILLSSHLHTPMYYFLSSLSFIDLCQSTVIIPKMLVNFVTVKNIISYPECMTQLYFFVTFAIAECHMLAVMSYDRYVAICNPLLYNAVMSFQVCSSMILGVYSIALIGATTHTICMLRVHFCKANVINHYFCDLFPLLELPCSDTFINEVVVLCFSVFNIFIPTLTILSSYIFIIASILRIKSTEGRSKAFSTCSSHISAVAIFFGSLAFMYLQPSSISSMDQGKVSSVFYSIVVPMLNPLIYSLRNKDVKVALNKFFERKFL